In the Longimicrobium sp. genome, GGCTGAGCGAATGTCAATCTCTGTCGCGTGTCGCAGGCCAGCCGTGTGCTGGCGGGCGAGGGCCATCTCCATCATTCCTTCCGAATGCGGGGCTTCCACCCGAACCGGCGCAGGTCGATGCGGCCCCGAGCGTCGAACTCCACTCCTTCCTGCTCCAGCCGCATCCGCTGCAGCAGGCTTCCGCCCGGCTCATCCGCCCGCGCGCTGATGCACCCTTGGGCGTTGACCACGCGGTGCCACGGCACGCGGCCGTCGGTGAGCGCGTGGAGCGCGTATCCCA is a window encoding:
- a CDS encoding MGMT family protein gives rise to the protein MSSDAYARIYAAVRKIPRGRVATYGQIATLAGLPGHARQVGYALHALTDGRVPWHRVVNAQGCISARADEPGGSLLQRMRLEQEGVEFDARGRIDLRRFGWKPRIRKE